The Amycolatopsis nigrescens CSC17Ta-90 genomic interval TGCCCGTTTCCTGGGCGAGGTGCTCGTAGCGGGCCAGCTTGCCCGCCAGCCGGGACAGCGTCTCGGTGCCGAAGTCGAACTCGACGAACCACTCGACCTCCCGACCGTGCTCGCGCCAGCGGCCTTAGCCGTCCGGGGCGACGATGTCGCCCCAAAGCCGGCCACAACGGGCCGCCGACCACCAGGACGCGAGCACCCCGGTGGCGCCGGGCTGGCGTGCTCGGCGGATCAGGGTGGTGAACGGACCGTTGCAGCCCACGGTGTGCGCCAGCTGCAACGAGAACGCGCGCCCGATCTCGCGCTCCCGGCTGTAGCCCAGGTCCTTGGGGGCGATGCCGTCTTCGCGGGCGAGAGCGACCGCGCCGGCGGTGTCGAGGACGTAGTACACCGGGTGCGCGCCGCGGTCGCGGTGCGGCTGGAACCGGTGCACCACCCCCCACTGGTAGAGCAGGCGCAGACGCTGGTTCGCCGCGCGCCGGCCGGCGAAGGCGGAATTGCATTCATTCAACGGCATATTTATATGACTACTGCACCTTCTAAAGGTGTGTCTGATACAATGGCATGGGTTATTTTTGGGTGGGCATTGATCAAGTTGGGTCAATGTCCAAGTCGAGCGAGATTCTGCCGTTATTTCCGATTGGGCATAAACTATGGCACGATGGTTTTGGTACTTGTCTTCAAAGAAGATTGGCTCACTCAAACAACCAGAGAAGGGCTGGGGAATTCTACGACAGCGGCTAAAGTCGGCTGATCTTGAAGTTGGCGTCCCGTGGGCCAAGCTCAACACGCATGCGACGCCCGACGCCAACGTGATCGAGTCCATGGAAAAGGTCGAACGGGAAATATATCGCGACCACGCAGTTCCCTCGGCAAGCGAAATCGCACATCACGGCGAAACGCCGCTTTTCTTCCAATTTGAAGGCTACGCTGGCCGCATCCTCCTTCGTGAAAGCTACGAAGGGGACGAGGGAGAGTGTGTGTTCCTCATGGCTGGCATCCAAGGGGAAGTCGGCGTGTTGCTACTCGGCGCAGGCTCACATGCATACTGTTCCACTTCGGCTAGTCCACGATTTGTAGACCCGAGTGTCGACCCGGTTGGTGCGTTATTGGTTCTCATGGATAAGCAACAATCATCGAACCCTTATTCTCGTGCGGGAATTGCGAGAAACGCAAAGGGGCTTTCTCCGCAGGCATGCGTCTCGTACAGCCTGGGTGCTGCACTAGATGAGATCCACGCGAAATCTTTTATGCATCGAGTGCGCGCACTGGCGATCGCGTCAGTTGTAACGCCATTCTATCCCCATGACTTGCCATCTGCATTGGGCAACAGTAATGTGAATCGGGTTATTGTCGGTAGTCCCATCTATGTAGAGCAACTTGGTTCATGAGTTATAGTTGGCTCATGTCACCGAAGGCGCACCCTGAGCAGATGCGGCGAGTCACTTCTGAGTCGGTGCGTGCGGTGCTTGATGCCGCCGCCGTCACGCACGGTCGGGTGTTCACGTTCAGGCCCGGAGTGGTCCGCGTCGAAGTCAGTGCGCTGTCGGCGGGTCGACGGCTGAAGCGCCAGCACGCCGTGGCCGCGGCGTTGGAGTCTCAGAGGTTCGAGGAAGGCTGGGGTATCCGTCCGGTCGGCATCTGCTATCGGTGGCAACCGTGGGTGACCTAAACAACGGTGCAAGATCCTGGGCTGGACTGGACAGACCCGGACACTGGTCTCGACTACCTCGCAGCGACCAGAGCCAACCGCCACGAGGAATAGCGCCGTTCAGTTGCGCACTCTTCACAAGTTGAGCGGTGGTCAGGCCGCTCGGCGGGGATCGAAGGCCACCGGCTGGATATTCTCGGCGGGTTCCGGGGTTCGGTGTTCACCCGTGCGAGTCGGCGGATTTCCTTGGCGCGTCCGGGGATCGCGGGTGGGAGTTTCTCGGTGACCGCGGTGAACGGGGGTGCTTCCTCGTTGTTGAGCACCAGCCGGGCGGCGATGTGGAAGCGGCCGAGATGGGCGAGATCGTGCTCGGAGAGCCGGGGCGCGGTGTGCCGGGCCAGATCACGCGCGTCCTCGGGCGAGGACGAGAAGATGATCTTCGAGCGGGCGTTGGTGGAGATGCCTTCTTCCAGTTCGTGTGGGAGCTGGCGCAGGTACTGGTGCGCGAGTGTCATGGACATCCGGTAGCCGCGGGCTTCGGCGAGCATGTCCTCCATCGGATACGCCAGATTCAGGAAGTTGTGGCACTCGTCGATGTAGAGCGAGGCGTCGCGCCGGTCGCGCTGCGGAATCCGGGCTCGCCTCGTGGCGGCCTGCCAGGTGCGGGCCACGACGATCGACCCGATCAGCCGCGCGGTGTCCATCCCGAGCGCGTCTTTGCCCAGCCGGACGAGGCAGATTCCGCCGTCGAGCACCTCGTCCATGTCCACTGTGGATTCGCCGTCGCCGAGGGAGGCGCGCACGAACGGGCGCAGCAGCAGGCCGCGGAGCTTGTTCATCAAGGGCGCGACGACTTGTGCTCTGCTGGCGTCGGACAGGTCGTCGTACCAGGTCCAGAACCCGCTCAGGACGTCGTCGGAGATCTGTTCGAGTGCACGCTGCCGGAACGCGGGCACCGTCAATAACTTCGGCAGGTCGGTCAGGGTGGGTGTGCGCGGGTAGCTCGCGCAGGGTGAGCAGCCCGGAGCGCAGGATGTCCTCGGTACGCGGTCCCCAGCGCAGAGCCGATCGGGCATCGACGCATCCATCGGATCCTCGTAGACGACCAGCCCCTCGTCCCCAACGACTTTCCGTTCGACAGGGCGTCCCGCCAACCGGTCGCGAGAGGCGAAGAGCCGGTCGATGTCGAAGACAACCCGAATACCGACAGCCGGCAACGGCACACCGAAGAACTCTGATGGATCTGTACTCGGGCGGCCGGTGGGGTGAGCTCGCGGGGCAGCAGCGAACCGAGTACGACGGTGAGCGTCGGGCGATCGCGATCCGGCAGCCGCTGAAAGAGGTCGGCGGCACCCTCCTCAAAGGAGGCCGGGCCGCGACCGAGGTACTCCGGCCGGAACCTGCCCGGCCTCGCGCGGGCCGGGGCAAAGGGAAGAAGGGGCGGACGAAGACGCCGGCGGGTACGCGGTGGGTGGAACTGCCGCCGAGCATCGCGGTCTCCTACGAGGAGTTGATGGACAGCCACCAGCACCGGTTCATCCTGTGCACGCCGGAGGGACGGCCGTGGCGGCGGTCGAACTTCCGCGCCCGCCACTGGCGGCCGGCCTGGGACGGGGTCCATCCGGACGACCCCGGTGCTGACGGGTTCCTCCCGGGGATCCTGCCGACCTTCACCTTCCATGAGGGGCGTCATACCCACAGCACCTGGTTGGCCGAGGACGGCATCGCGGAGGTGGCCAGGCGAGCACGGCTCGGCCAGAAGATGAAAGGCATGGCCCGGGTCTACGACCACGTGACCCCGCAGATGCGACGGCAGATCCTCGACGCGCTGGAAGCACGCTGGATCACGTCCCTGGTGGCACTGACCCCGGCGGAACGCGCTCAATTGGGGGAGTGGTTCCCGCACCTGCGGGCAACCTTCACCGAACTGCGACTCGAGGCCGCCCCGAAGGCCATCGCCATTTCAGCAGTAAAGGCCCCACCCCTGAAATGAGGGGCAGGGCCGCTGACCTGCGTGAATAGATGGTGCGCGATACTGGGATTGAACCAGTGACCTCTTCCGTGTCAGGGAAGATCGACACTTTTCGTGACCAGGGCAAACGCTTGTCTGTGCAGGTCAGCGGTCCATGTTCCTCCTCGTTCCAGCGACTTGTGACCCGTTGTCACGGGTTCCCGTCGCCTAAATATCGCCAGTTGATCTTGGCGTTTTAGCGTTGGAGGAGTTGGTCTTTATGGGTTCGGAGCCATCCGGCGTTCGACCCGTTCGGGACCCGGTCGTCGTCGTGGTTACGGTGATCATGGGTGTGGTTGTCGGGCTGACGTTTCTGTTCGGGTTCGGCAATGTATTGAGCCTGGCGCTCAAGCTCGGGGTACCGGTTTATGTGGCGCCGCTGGTCGCGCCAGCGGTCGATTTGACCGTGCTCGGCCTCCTGGTGGGCGTGCGGCACCTGGCGGCTCGTGGTGCCACAGGGCCGGCGTCGCGGTCGGGCGAGGTGCCTGCTGCTGGCGGCCAGTGTGGTGACCCTGGTGCTGAACGTGGCCGACCCGGTGTTCGCGGGGGAGTGGGGCAAGGCCGCGTTCGACGCGGTGGGGCCGTTGCTGCTGATCGGCTGGGCCGAAGCCGGACCTGGGTTGATTCAGCAACTCAGCGTCGCTGGGATCGCGCCATCCACGGCAGGCGAGGCACATGCCGAGCTGCCGGCCGGCAGCTCGGTTGAGCGCCGTCCGGCGTGTCCGGGACCTTCGCCCGAGTCGGGCGATCCTACGTTGCCGCGTGGTATCGACGAAGATCTTCTAGTGCGTGCTCGGTGGGAGGATGCGGAACACTGGCGTCGGCACCGGCGGCCGACTTCCGCGGAGGCATTGCGTAGGCGGCTCCGGATCGGAGCGGCGAGATCCAGGGCCCTGGTCACCGTGGTGAGGGCGGAAGCAGACCGACGCTTACAGGCTGACGTCGATGAACCAGTCGATCTGGCCTGACAGACTCCGCTCGGTATGCGGGTGCCAGCGTGCGCTGAGCACCTCATCCGACGCCTCAGGCGGCGGCCGAATGAAGATACGGGTCCGCAGCTCCCCAGGCAGCTGTCGGTTCACACCGCAGCGGCAAAGACACGCGGTGGTTCATTTTACGACACTCGATGCTGACTTGGGGTGGGGTTCGCTGTCATGAACGAGCGTGAGCGGGTGCTGGGCCTCCTCGGCGAGGCTGGTGTGCTGGCTGGCATCCGGTGGTCGCAGCGGTCGGCCTATGCGCAGGTGCGGCAGGACTTCAATCCGGATGGCGGCCATGACCAGGGCTGGATCGGGTACACCGCGCACAAGTATCTGATCAACCGGCAGGATCGGGTCTTCCAGTGCGAGCGCTACGGCGTCCCGGCGGGGGAGGGCGACGTCGGGCGTGACGTTCTGGCGGCCGGGATCCTGGACCGGGATTTCAAGAGCATGCCGATGCTGGAGTCCGGCACGGTGGTGCGCCAGGATCTCAACCACTCTCCTGGGTGGCTCTTTGGTGAGTGGCGATGGCTGATGGCTTCTTTCGAGTTCGGTCAGTCCGACAAGATCCGCTGGCCGTGGAAGAGCGAAACTAAGGGCATGGTCGCTCGCCAGCCTTACGCCGACGACGAAGAGGGACTTTTCCGGCTTCCCGGTCTGCCGCCGCTGGAGGACCTTGCCGATCGTGAGCGCGTATTGCGGAACACGCTGGTTCTTGCGCACGCGATGGACCCGGACTCTGGGGAGACCGAGCTTTACCTCGGACGAAGCCGGTGGAACTTCGACAAGGGCGATGCCTGGGCATGGAAGGTCGAGCTGCTGAGCCGACCGCCGGACAGTGGCCGTCGCGGCGCCCGGCCGCAACCCGTTGATCCCACCACTCCTCATGATGACGACATCGCCGACGCTGAGGTCCGCGTTCGCAGGTCGCTGCGCGGGACCAGTGAGTCTCGTGCTATTGGTGAGGTATGAGTGATCAGCTGGACGATGCCGCTACCTTCTTCGACGGTGGCCGTCTGACGCTCGCCCGTCAGTTGGCCGGGCTGCGCAAGAACGCCTTGGCCGGACTGATCGGCAAGACGCCCACAGCGGTGGCGGCCTACGAGGGTGGTCTCAAAAAGCCAGCTTCGGCCACTGTCGCCGCACTGGCCCTGGCGTTGCAAGTCGAGCCGACCTTCTTCTCGGCACGGCCGCGGGACCTCGCGGTGGCTACGACGGCGCCGCACTTCCGGTCGCTGCGTTCGACCAGTCAGATATCCCGTGACCAGGCCTATGCCTACGGTCGCCTTGCGGTCGACATCTCGACCGTTGTCGAACGCCACGTCGAGTTTCCAGTCCGCGACCTGCCAAACCATCCGGTCGCGGTGGACGATTCGGCAGGGCGAGGCCCGGAAAACGCCGCGGCGCTGGTGCGCCGGCACTGGAATCTTCCGCCGGGTCCGGTCGGGCATCTGGTGCGGCTGGTCGAGAACCACGGCGGCCTCGTCGTGTTCAGCCCGCTCGACAGCGCGACGGTCGACGCCTACTCCTTCGACACTCCGCAACGTCCGATCGTGTTGCTCAATCCGTTGAAGGATGATTACTACCGGCAGCGTTTCGACGTCGCTCACGAGCTCGGGCACCTTGTCATGCACGTCGATGCCGAGCCAGGTGGCCGGACGGTGGAGGATCAGGCCAACCGGTTCGCCGCGGAGCTGCTAATGCCCGCCGATGAGATCGCCGATCAGTTGCCGAGCAGAGCGGACTGGCGGCGGTTCGGACAGCTCAAACAGCACTGGAACGTCAGCCTGCAAGCGCTGCTCTATCGAGCACGCACGCTGAAGGTGATGAACGACGTCACCTACCGCAATGCCATGACGACAGTGTCGAACCGAGGCTGGCGCCGCCGTGAGCCCGGCCCGATGCCCCTCCTGGAACAACCCTCTCTGCTGCCCAAAGCGATCAAACTGCTCGCGGAAGAAGCGAAGGTTGACGAACGAACCTTGGCCGCCGAATGCCAGGCGCCGGTCGGCCTGTTCCGCATGATCGCGGCGCGCGCGCCCGAAGCACGAAACCCTCAGAGCCACCAGGCAACGTCGACCTCGGTGAAGCCACCCGTAGATACGGAAGGCCGAGTGGTCTCACTGCTGGCGATCACAGACCGAGGCCTTCCCTGAGATACCAGGACGGGCCTCAACCCGCTGGTTAAGAGTCGCAACCCCGGCGTGCCGGATGGTGTCGAGTGATGTCGGACAAGACCTTTTCGTCTGCTCAGAGCTGTCCGCGGTCTCACCTTGGTGCCGGCAAATATCGCCGAGTGTCGTCCTGTCCTGGATCTCTCGGGCTCTCCTCGGGCTCGCATCCTGGACGGCATCGAGGCGTTGATCGTCAGGCGGTGAAGAGCTGGCCGAGCCGGTAGTCGACGATCTCCGCCGCGCGTTCCGTGGTGTAGGTGTCGACCATGATCGCGGTGACGAGGCCGGCGGACATCGTCGCGAGTGCGTCGGCCTCCAGGCTCGGGTCGAGGTGGGCCGGGATGTCGCCCTTCGTCTGGGCTTTCCGGAGCAGTTCGGTGAGCGCGCGGATCAGATGAGGCAGCAGTGGCTCTTGGTCGGGATCCTGGCTTCCGCGGGTGACGTCGACGGCGAAGTACGCGATCTGGACCGCGGCCAGCATGCGTCGGCGTTCGCCGTCCGGCAGGACGCCGGTCAGATAGGCGCGCACGATGGTGCGTTCGTCGCCGGTCGCCATCGCCTCGATGATGCCCTTCCCGGCGATCTCGCCGGTCAGTTCGACGATCCGCCGCCAGGCGAACGTCAGCATCTCCTCCTTGGTCGCGAAGTAGTACTGGACCAGGTTCATCGAGATACCCGCCTCCGCGGCGACCGCACGCAGCGTGACCGCCTGGAGGCCTCGGGCGGCGGCGATCCGGAAGAGCGCCTCCGCGATCTCGCGCCTTCGTTCTTGATGGTCGACACGTTTCGGCACGCGATCACTCTGTCATGTCGTCGAGGAGTGGCCGAGGTGGCCACGCACTGTTATAGTGCAAGTGCACTATAACAACCCTGGGGAGGGAAAATGCTGGGGAAGTTCACCGACCAAAAGGCGGAAGAACGGTTCTTCGCCGTTTACGAAGACATCCTGCGAAAGTGGCCGGTTCCCGCTGAGGAGCTGGACGTCGAGACGCGCTTCGGCCCGACCCGAGTCCGGCGTTGCGGTCCTGAGGACGGCCCGCCGATCGTGCTGC includes:
- a CDS encoding DUF7019 family protein, yielding MARWFWYLSSKKIGSLKQPEKGWGILRQRLKSADLEVGVPWAKLNTHATPDANVIESMEKVEREIYRDHAVPSASEIAHHGETPLFFQFEGYAGRILLRESYEGDEGECVFLMAGIQGEVGVLLLGAGSHAYCSTSASPRFVDPSVDPVGALLVLMDKQQSSNPYSRAGIARNAKGLSPQACVSYSLGAALDEIHAKSFMHRVRALAIASVVTPFYPHDLPSALGNSNVNRVIVGSPIYVEQLGS
- a CDS encoding ImmA/IrrE family metallo-endopeptidase yields the protein MSDQLDDAATFFDGGRLTLARQLAGLRKNALAGLIGKTPTAVAAYEGGLKKPASATVAALALALQVEPTFFSARPRDLAVATTAPHFRSLRSTSQISRDQAYAYGRLAVDISTVVERHVEFPVRDLPNHPVAVDDSAGRGPENAAALVRRHWNLPPGPVGHLVRLVENHGGLVVFSPLDSATVDAYSFDTPQRPIVLLNPLKDDYYRQRFDVAHELGHLVMHVDAEPGGRTVEDQANRFAAELLMPADEIADQLPSRADWRRFGQLKQHWNVSLQALLYRARTLKVMNDVTYRNAMTTVSNRGWRRREPGPMPLLEQPSLLPKAIKLLAEEAKVDERTLAAECQAPVGLFRMIAARAPEARNPQSHQATSTSVKPPVDTEGRVVSLLAITDRGLP
- a CDS encoding TetR/AcrR family transcriptional regulator, producing MPKRVDHQERRREIAEALFRIAAARGLQAVTLRAVAAEAGISMNLVQYYFATKEEMLTFAWRRIVELTGEIAGKGIIEAMATGDERTIVRAYLTGVLPDGERRRMLAAVQIAYFAVDVTRGSQDPDQEPLLPHLIRALTELLRKAQTKGDIPAHLDPSLEADALATMSAGLVTAIMVDTYTTERAAEIVDYRLGQLFTA
- a CDS encoding type IV secretory system conjugative DNA transfer family protein is translated as MPLPAVGIRVVFDIDRLFASRDRLAGRPVERKVVGDEGLVVYEDPMDASMPDRLCAGDRVPRTSCAPGCSPCASYPRTPTLTDLPKLLTVPAFRQRALEQISDDVLSGFWTWYDDLSDASRAQVVAPLMNKLRGLLLRPFVRASLGDGESTVDMDEVLDGGICLVRLGKDALGMDTARLIGSIVVARTWQAATRRARIPQRDRRDASLYIDECHNFLNLAYPMEDMLAEARGYRMSMTLAHQYLRQLPHELEEGISTNARSKIIFSSSPEDARDLARHTAPRLSEHDLAHLGRFHIAARLVLNNEEAPPFTAVTEKLPPAIPGRAKEIRRLARVNTEPRNPPRISSRWPSIPAERPDHRSTCEECATERRYSSWRLALVAAR